CAGAGctcggttgggggggggggggggggaagcagacTGAGagctcagagtgagggggggagaagaCAGAGACCTCAGAGTGAGGGGAGGAAACTGAGACCTCAGAGTGGGGgctgagagggtcagagtgagggagttgCTCAGGTAGTGGGATCACTCAGAGGCCAAGAGGAGTCCCACTACTCAGTGCATGATCCTGAGGAGAGCTTCACTTGGAATCTGCAGTGGGCTTTGCTCTGTGATCTTTGAGAAGGGTCTATCTCTGATGTGGGGGATCagagggtctgttcccgtgcagAATGACTCCATGACCAGTGCAGCAGGGGAAAAGGGCAGCCCCTGTCTGATACCCCTCTTGGGGACAGTGCAGTCCAACCAGCCAAGAATCCAGTCAATGCATTGAGCTCTGCCAGTGCTGGGCTTTACCCTGTACCAGTCGCTGCAGAATCCAAGATGAACAGTAATTATCCCAGGTCTCTGATGGACAGGAGATCAGTGGTGGCTCCCAACTGCATGCAATTGGCAATGCCTTTACCCCCTgagccatccacacaccagcaTTTACCCCGCAGAGACAGTTTAACACATGTCCCCTTCCTGGTCTATCCAAGTAACCTGGAGTCGGCCTATTATGACACTTATGGCAGTATGTTTCCCTACATGCCCTTCCACGGCCACTTTGGGGTCTATGACTGTCCCTTTGAGCCTGCCTTCATCCAGAAGAGAAacgagagggagaggcagagggtGAAGTGTGTGAATGAAGGCTACGCGAGACTGCGAGACCACCTGCCAGGACCCCTGTCAGAGAAACGCCTGAGCAAAGTGGAGACCTTGCGAGCAGCTATCAGGTACATTAAGTACCTGCAGGACTTACTGAGCCAGAGTGCAGGCAGGTCCCCCCCTGGAACACAGGAGAACCAGCCCAGCAGCAGTGAGGGAGCCCAGCAGGACTGCAACAGTGACGGCGAATCCAAAACTTCCTCCCCTTACTGTGAGTCCGGGTCCAGCTCTGACAGGAGCTGATGCAAAAACTGTACAGCACCAGCACCAACACTATTCCCAGTGACTGCCTGAGCAAGCAACTCcttccatttccatctctgtcacactgcacaCCACACCTCCTTCTGTGAAGACAAAGTGACCCTGGAGCTGTGACCCCTGGCGTCTATTGAGATGGACTGGCAGCCTTTTGGCAAACTTGGATCAGGAAAGGACAATAATGCTGCAGAGAATCGCTGCAGAAATCTTCCAGATTGGAATCCAGGCTGAGTCAGTCAGGATCCGAACCAGGCAACTGGGCTACGCAAGATCCAGACTGGGAAAAACAGGATCCGGATTAGGAAACTGGAATAAACAAATACAAATTGGAAAACTGGAATAAATGGAATCCAGACTGGAATTCACAGAATAAAGACTTGGAAATTGTGGGATGAGCAGAATGGGATATGTGGCACATGGGATTAACAGGTTCCAGATGATGGAGCTGTGGGATTATGACACTGAACATGAACAAACTCTGGATGAACAGTGGTTCAGGACAGGATGTGGTGGCTGTGTATGAAGGGGCAATATGTTAATAGCCTTTCACAACAAAGACCCCTGGCAGGATTTTAACTCCTGTCCCTATTCTGCAGGTTCACTGAGCCAAGGTCAGAGGGACATGACTGCTCTAGACTCTTGAAGTTCCTATTAACCTGTTGGAAAAAAAGAACACTAGCAAGGTCAATATGAAGAGTCTAGATGCGATTCAGCATGGGGAGCAGGCTTGGGGGAAACATGACAATTGGATTGAATTCCCTTCTGATctctgtgggtgggtgtgggagcATTTTGGAAAACAACATACCACTGTTTGAAAGATGTCTGAGAGTATTCTAGTTGATGATAGCCTTTCCTGTGTGTTGGGAATGCAAACAGAGGTTCAAAAGCCAGAGACCATCAATATTTCAAGGTAGATGCATCACCCAAAACAGCTTGTGATGCAATCTGTCATATCAGGGCATGTTGTGTAGGTGGAGACAGACAGCAAGAGTTCACATCATTTAGATGAATCTGTCTAAACGTTAGATTTTATCACTAGGTGATGGCACCTGGGCAAAGTGGTATAGGGTTCGGCTCCCATTCTGTGCTCAGTTACCTGTTTATTGTGACCAGTCCCTAGAAACACAGGAGTCAGTCAGCATCGAGGATTCTACAGACAGTTACCACAATGGGACTACAGTCTATCTCCACTGAGCTCATAGAGACTGCTCTTGACACAGGAAATATTCAACACACTACATATGTTGGTATCACTGAAATTAGGATGAAAATTCTTTGATGGCTAGAGTCATACTTAAGATATTCACTGCTTTGTTTTGTTTGACCTGACAATTTATTTAAGTGTgatggcaccttccaaacccatgaccactagaaggacaagggcagcagatacaagggGACGCACCCAGCATCAGTAAATTTCCTCCagcccactcaccatcctgacttggaactgtcaCTCGGTCAAACTCCTGGACctctcttcctaacagcactgtgagtgTCCCTACACCCCAAGAACTGCCGTGGTTCACAAAAGGGAATtcagcatcaccttctcaaaggcaattaatgctggcccagccaaccaTGTTtacatcccttgaatgaataacAAAAGTACCTCTACCTAAATGGTATTCAATAACCATACCTCCACCTCTCCCTCAGGAAGATAATTCTGAATATTCACCAATGTGCATTATGGCTGTTCTGCCTTAACATCAGTTTCCTGTCTACTCCATGTCCTTCAATTCTCAGAGAACAAAACGTCTCTGTTTCTCAGCTTTGGTCTCCCATGGCGACAGTGAGACTTTTTAAACTGATTCCAGGCTGGCAAAGCCTTTGTACAGCTATTCAGTATCAGTAAGGCCAGAAATAGCTTGCAGGTTTCAGCTCCGGTACAGTCCAAACAAGACTCACGTTAAAGTGAGGAATGTCTCTGAGGGTCAGTCGGCTCAGTTATCTGGACagttggtttgcaatgcagaggagcaccaacagcgtgggttcaattctcacaccagATGAGTGAGGTTATCATAAAGGACTGTCAACAATCAGCTTCTGTGAGAGGAAGAACAGACTGCAATGAGCACCACTGTTATTcgcagaaagggcacagcagctGGTTCCTACTGGAACGCTACTGTCAGTCACCACTTGGAGTGCTATAGGGTTAATTTACAGATGCCACACTTTGGGGCATCACTCAGAGGTACCACTCATTGAGTGTGCATGTAGAGCCATTACTGCTAGAGTACCACTAGGagcaagtgtgtggtgctggaaaagcacagcaggtcaggcagcatccgaggagcaggaaaatcaacatttcaggcaaaagcccttcatcaggagtgccaCTAAGAAAGTCCAGTCAATTAACACTGGGGCCGTGTCCATCAGGAGCACAGGAAAAGGAAACTTCAAGGGACATGAGCAGCACTAGAGACAGGCACCTTCAAGCTGATATACCAATAGCCTTCTTGCCTCCTCAACAGTGTTACAACTCATACCATAGCAAGGTCTCAGGAGGAAGGAGACTAAAGCTTTTCATTCCTCTGGCCAGTTAAATACCAACaggaacatgggaacaccagcacctccaagttaGAATAAATCAGGTTCTGTTGCCAAGCTGTGTAAAGAAATATCCTACTGCCCTCTGATGGTGAACACTGGTTGCTACATCTATTGATCACACTTCTCACATAATAAATTGTCAGCAGAATAGGAAAAAAAATACACATTTAATTGGCATCTTTCACATCCGTAAGACACCCCAAGGAACTTCATAAGGGTATTTTTGAAATGCAGTGTTTCTTGGTTTGTAAGCCCACACAGCAGTCAATTTACACATAGCAATGTCCAAGAGGTTATAATGAGATATATCTCATTTGTAATGTTGTCTAAGGGACAAGTAACAAGCAAGGCATGTTGTCCTTGCTCATCTTTGAAATATTCCTGTGGAATCGCCACATCCAGCTGGGATGGAAGACAAATGCTCGGTTAAATGGCTCATTCAGAAGACAACACCTCCAACAGGCCAGCATTCTCTCAGCAGCCCAGCACCAGCCTGGATTGTACTGGGAATGGAACAGCCCAGCCTTCTGAGTGGGAGACAGCTGTCTCATGTGaaaaaagcaaaaagagaaaTGGATAAGGATGAGAAAGAGTCACTCAGTTCGCCTTGTTGCTCTGTTATGTCTCACAGCCCAGTATTTAACTGTGCTTCAGTGAATCCTATTCACTGTGTCTCTAAAACCCAACCTTGCAGATTAGTCCAGTGATGTGTTTTCTTCAGGTTTCACCACCTAATTAAATTTACTTTCCATTCATTTATGCTTCTGACCTATTCTGATCGGTGAAGAGAACTTAATTGATACCACTTACTGGAATCTAGAAGATTGACAATGGCAGTCCTCACAGATAGTCTGAGGTCTTAAGTGTTATCCTGAGATAGGCCAATGATGAGGTAACACATGTGGAGATACACTTTGACATCAACAGCATGGTCACTGCTGCCTTTTGGTGAACAGTTGCTGTCAATTGACAGGTGCTGCCTCCTCTTCTGAAAAAACACATCAGAAAAATGGCAGAAAAGGACTGGACATTTTTATTGTACTTTATTACAGGGCTATTGAATTGTAACGTTTTATTGTACTTTATTAGAGGGCTATTGAATTGTTATGAATTGTAACGTTTTATTGAAACTGTTGGATTCAGACTATCACGGACACTTGAAACTTACGTAAAAGGTAGACCGGCAAGTTTCTTATGAGAAATAAGTTGTGTGCTGCTGTATAATCTGTCTCAAACATGGGCATTAAAGATGGAAATTATAACAGTGATTACATTGTACAGTCAATTGATAACCCAAAATGCTTATTTGTTTATAAACTCCAATTCTTCAAATTAAACAATACAAATAACATGGCGATGTTGGGATATAGTCCAAAAGTttgaataattaactaacaacgaTATTCTTGGGAGTACACCTAGGAAAGCTATTTGAGTGGAACTAagaagtaagaaagggatgatcaactTATTGAGACTGTACTATAGACCCCATCAATAGTCAGGggaaaattgagaagcaaatttggaAGGAGATCGCATTATCTATAAGAATTATAAGATGTAATgatagggattttaactttccaaacataaactgggataatcatagtgttaagggcttgaatGGAGTGGACAAATCCCTGGGACTTGATCAGGTTTACCCTAgaactctctgggaagctagggaagtgattgctgggccccttgctgagatacttgg
This portion of the Chiloscyllium punctatum isolate Juve2018m chromosome 45, sChiPun1.3, whole genome shotgun sequence genome encodes:
- the LOC140467206 gene encoding achaete-scute homolog 5-like; translation: MNSNYPRSLMDRRSVVAPNCMQLAMPLPPEPSTHQHLPRRDSLTHVPFLVYPSNLESAYYDTYGSMFPYMPFHGHFGVYDCPFEPAFIQKRNERERQRVKCVNEGYARLRDHLPGPLSEKRLSKVETLRAAIRYIKYLQDLLSQSAGRSPPGTQENQPSSSEGAQQDCNSDGESKTSSPYCESGSSSDRS